A window of the Fusobacterium periodonticum ATCC 33693 genome harbors these coding sequences:
- a CDS encoding aminopeptidase P family protein has protein sequence MLNKEVYVNRRKKLKENFKDGLILIMGNNFSPLDCEDNTYPFIQDATFKYYFGIDHNGLIGVIDIDNNEEIIFGNDYTMSDIIWMGKQKFLKELALEVGIEKFIEKEELKKYLENRKNIRFTNQYKADNIMYLSSILNINPFEFDEYISFYLIKNIIKQRNIKDKTEIEEIEKGVNITKEMHLSAMKNVKAGMKEYELVAEVEKQPKKYNAYYSFQTILSKNGQILHNHSHLNTLKDGDLVLLDCGALTEEGYCGDMTTTFPVSGKFTERQKTIHNIVRDMFDKAKDLARVGITYKELHLEACKVLAENMKKLGLMKGKVEDIVASGAHALFMPHGLGHMMGMTVHDMENFGEINVGYEEGEEKSTQFGLASLRLAKKLEVGNVFTIEPGIYFIPELFEKWKNEKLHGEFLNYDEIEKYMDFGGIRMERDILIQEDGTSRILGDKFPRTAHEIEEYMQEYRK, from the coding sequence ATGTTGAATAAGGAAGTATATGTAAATAGAAGAAAGAAATTAAAGGAAAACTTTAAAGATGGTTTAATTTTAATAATGGGAAATAATTTTTCACCTCTAGATTGTGAAGATAATACTTATCCATTCATACAAGATGCAACTTTTAAATATTATTTTGGTATAGATCATAATGGTTTAATTGGAGTTATAGATATAGATAATAATGAAGAAATAATTTTTGGTAATGACTATACAATGTCTGATATTATTTGGATGGGAAAACAAAAATTTTTAAAAGAATTGGCTCTTGAAGTTGGAATAGAAAAGTTTATTGAAAAAGAAGAATTAAAGAAATATTTAGAGAATAGAAAAAATATAAGATTTACTAATCAATATAAAGCAGATAATATTATGTATTTGAGTTCAATCTTAAATATAAACCCTTTTGAATTTGATGAGTATATATCTTTCTATTTGATAAAAAATATTATTAAACAAAGAAATATAAAAGATAAAACAGAAATTGAAGAAATAGAAAAGGGAGTTAATATAACAAAAGAAATGCATCTTTCTGCTATGAAAAATGTAAAAGCAGGAATGAAAGAATATGAACTTGTTGCTGAAGTAGAAAAACAACCTAAAAAATATAATGCTTACTATTCTTTTCAAACTATACTTAGTAAGAATGGGCAAATTTTACATAATCACAGCCATTTGAATACTTTAAAAGATGGAGATTTAGTTTTACTGGATTGTGGAGCTTTAACAGAAGAAGGCTATTGTGGCGATATGACAACAACTTTTCCTGTAAGTGGAAAATTTACTGAAAGACAAAAAACTATACATAATATAGTAAGAGATATGTTTGACAAAGCTAAAGACTTGGCAAGAGTAGGAATTACATATAAAGAACTACACTTGGAGGCTTGCAAAGTTTTAGCAGAAAATATGAAAAAACTTGGACTGATGAAGGGGAAAGTTGAAGATATAGTTGCCTCAGGAGCTCATGCTCTATTTATGCCTCATGGTTTAGGACATATGATGGGAATGACAGTTCATGATATGGAAAACTTTGGAGAAATAAATGTAGGTTATGAAGAGGGAGAAGAAAAATCAACTCAATTTGGTTTAGCTTCTTTAAGACTTGCTAAGAAATTGGAAGTTGGAAATGTCTTTACTATTGAGCCAGGAATATACTTTATACCAGAACTTTTTGAAAAATGGAAGAATGAAAAGTTACATGGAGAATTTCTAAACTACGATGAAATAGAAAAGTATATGGATTTTGGTGGAATTAGAATGGAAAGAGACATTTTAATTCAGGAAGATGGAACAAGTAGAATTTTAGGAGATAAATTCCCAAGAACTGCTCATGAAATAGAAGAATATATGCAAGAATATAGAAAATAA
- a CDS encoding macro domain-containing protein, producing the protein MYKDIIKIVSGDITKIPEVDVIVNAANNYLEMGGGVCGAIFRAAGNELIKECKEIGSCNTGEAVITKGYNLPNKYIIHTVGPRYSTGENGEAEKLRSAYYESLKLAKKNGLRKIAFPSVSTGIYRFPINEGAEVALNTAKKFLDENPDSFDLILWVLDEKTYTVYKEKYEKIIEM; encoded by the coding sequence ATGTATAAAGATATTATAAAAATAGTAAGTGGGGATATAACAAAAATTCCAGAAGTAGATGTAATAGTAAATGCAGCTAATAACTATCTTGAAATGGGTGGTGGAGTTTGTGGGGCAATTTTTAGAGCAGCAGGAAATGAACTTATTAAAGAATGTAAAGAAATAGGAAGTTGTAATACAGGAGAAGCAGTAATAACTAAGGGATATAATCTTCCAAATAAATATATTATACATACAGTAGGTCCAAGATACTCAACAGGTGAAAATGGAGAAGCTGAAAAATTAAGATCAGCTTACTATGAAAGCTTGAAACTTGCAAAGAAAAATGGACTTAGAAAAATAGCTTTTCCTTCAGTATCAACAGGGATATATCGTTTTCCTATAAATGAAGGAGCAGAAGTTGCTTTAAATACAGCTAAAAAGTTTTTAGATGAAAATCCTGATAGTTTTGATTTGATCTTGTGGGTACTTGATGAAAAAACTTACACTGTATATAAAGAAAAATATGAAAAAATTATAGAGATGTAA
- a CDS encoding MliC family protein, whose product MKKFAMLALAMSLFLVACGEKKEEQKPAEQPAAEATATATEAAAEVKAFSVKTEDGKEFTLEVAADGATATLTDAEGKVTELKNAETASGERYADEAGNEIAMKGTEGVLTLGDLKEVPVTVEAK is encoded by the coding sequence ATGAAAAAATTTGCAATGTTAGCACTAGCTATGAGCTTATTCTTAGTAGCTTGTGGAGAAAAGAAAGAAGAACAAAAACCAGCTGAACAACCTGCTGCAGAAGCAACTGCAACTGCAACTGAAGCTGCTGCTGAAGTAAAAGCATTCTCAGTTAAAACTGAAGATGGAAAGGAATTCACTTTAGAAGTTGCTGCTGATGGAGCTACAGCTACTTTAACTGATGCAGAAGGAAAAGTTACTGAATTAAAGAATGCAGAAACTGCTTCTGGAGAAAGATATGCTGATGAAGCTGGAAATGAAATAGCTATGAAAGGTACAGAAGGAGTTTTAACTTTAGGAGATCTTAAAGAAGTTCCAGTAACTGTAGAAGCTAAATAG
- the ptsP gene encoding phosphoenolpyruvate--protein phosphotransferase, producing the protein MKNNFIKGIPASPGIAIGKAFLYKENKLEILEKSILSKEEELERLIKGREVAKKQLEEIKENTFQKLGKDKADIFEGHITLLEDEELFSEIDSKISEKKCTAEFALNEAIDEYANMLANLEDAYFKERAGDLRDIGKRWLYGVMNVQVVDLSKLEPETIIVARELNPSDTAQINLENVLAFVTEIGGKTAHSSIMARSLELPAVVGVGAVLEDLEDNQIMIVDALKGEVIVAPDEETLKIYREKRENFLKEKEELKALKDKEAISKDGIKVDVWGNIGSPNDLKGIVSNGGFGIGLYRTEFLFMEKDSFPTEDEQFEAYKIVAEGLKGYPVTIRTMDIGGDKSLPYMELPQEENPFLGWRAIRVCLDRQEILKTQFRALLRASKYGQIKIMLPMIMDIEEVRKAKAIFESCKKELREEGIEFDEKIMLGIMVETPAVAFRAKYFAKECDFFSIGTNDLTQYTLAVDRGNEKIANLYDTYNPAVLQAIKMLIDGAHEGGIKISMCGEFAGDENAVAILFGMGLDAFSMSGISIPRVKRILMKLDKKECEALVERILNLATASEIKNEIKEFMKNIA; encoded by the coding sequence ATGAAAAATAATTTTATAAAAGGTATCCCAGCTTCTCCTGGGATAGCAATAGGTAAAGCATTTCTTTATAAAGAGAATAAATTAGAAATACTTGAAAAATCTATACTATCTAAAGAAGAAGAATTAGAAAGATTAATAAAAGGTAGAGAAGTTGCTAAAAAACAGCTAGAAGAAATAAAAGAAAATACTTTTCAAAAGCTGGGTAAAGATAAGGCGGATATTTTTGAAGGGCACATTACTTTATTAGAAGATGAAGAATTATTTTCTGAAATAGATTCAAAGATATCAGAAAAAAAATGTACTGCTGAATTTGCTTTAAATGAAGCAATAGATGAGTATGCAAATATGCTTGCAAACTTAGAAGATGCATATTTTAAAGAAAGAGCAGGAGATTTAAGAGATATAGGGAAAAGATGGCTATATGGTGTTATGAATGTACAAGTAGTTGATCTTTCAAAATTAGAACCTGAAACAATAATTGTTGCTAGAGAATTAAATCCTTCAGATACAGCTCAAATAAACTTAGAAAATGTTTTAGCTTTTGTAACTGAGATTGGAGGAAAAACAGCTCATTCATCTATAATGGCAAGATCTTTAGAGTTACCAGCTGTTGTTGGAGTAGGAGCAGTTTTAGAAGATTTAGAAGATAATCAAATTATGATAGTTGATGCATTAAAAGGAGAAGTTATAGTTGCTCCTGATGAAGAAACTTTAAAAATATATAGAGAAAAAAGAGAAAATTTTTTAAAAGAAAAAGAAGAATTAAAAGCTTTAAAAGATAAAGAGGCTATTTCAAAAGATGGAATAAAAGTTGATGTTTGGGGGAATATAGGTTCTCCTAATGATTTAAAAGGTATTGTATCAAATGGTGGTTTTGGAATAGGGCTTTATAGAACAGAGTTCTTATTTATGGAAAAAGATAGTTTCCCAACAGAAGACGAGCAATTTGAAGCATATAAAATAGTAGCTGAGGGTTTAAAGGGTTATCCTGTAACTATAAGAACTATGGATATAGGTGGAGATAAATCATTACCATACATGGAATTACCACAGGAAGAAAATCCATTTTTAGGTTGGAGGGCAATAAGAGTTTGCTTAGATAGGCAAGAAATTCTAAAAACTCAATTTAGAGCTTTATTAAGGGCTTCAAAATATGGTCAAATAAAAATTATGCTACCTATGATAATGGATATAGAAGAAGTTAGAAAGGCAAAAGCTATATTTGAAAGTTGTAAGAAAGAACTTAGAGAAGAAGGTATAGAATTTGATGAAAAGATAATGCTAGGAATAATGGTAGAAACTCCTGCTGTTGCATTTAGAGCAAAATATTTTGCGAAAGAATGTGATTTCTTCTCAATAGGAACAAATGACTTAACACAATATACTTTAGCAGTGGATAGAGGAAATGAAAAAATTGCTAATCTATATGATACATATAATCCAGCAGTGCTACAAGCTATAAAAATGTTGATAGATGGAGCACATGAAGGTGGAATTAAAATTTCAATGTGTGGAGAGTTTGCTGGAGATGAAAATGCAGTAGCAATTCTATTTGGTATGGGTCTAGATGCTTTTTCTATGTCAGGAATTTCAATACCAAGAGTTAAAAGAATTTTGATGAAATTAGATAAAAAAGAATGTGAAGCTTTAGTTGAGAGAATACTAAATCTAGCAACTGCAAGTGAAATTAAAAATGAAATTAAAGAATTTATGAAAAATATAGCCTAA
- a CDS encoding HPr family phosphocarrier protein produces the protein MKSKTVEIVNETGLHTRPGNEFVSLAKTFSSQISVENEAGTKVNGTSLLKLLSLGIKKGSKITVYADGEDENEAVDKLSSLLENLKD, from the coding sequence ATGAAAAGTAAAACTGTAGAAATAGTAAATGAAACTGGATTACACACAAGACCAGGAAATGAATTTGTAAGTTTAGCAAAAACATTTTCTTCTCAAATAAGCGTAGAAAATGAAGCTGGAACAAAAGTTAATGGAACTTCATTATTAAAATTACTTTCTTTAGGAATAAAAAAAGGAAGTAAAATAACTGTATATGCTGATGGCGAAGATGAAAACGAAGCAGTTGATAAATTATCATCTCTTCTTGAAAACTTAAAAGATTAA
- a CDS encoding NfeD family protein yields MTVGYIFWLILTIIFTIIEFAIPALVTVWFAFAAALTVFVSLISDSMKVEITFFTVVSLLSLIFLRPYARAILSKNKDNFDAEKIDTAIIVKKIVDTSKEEKIYDVSYKGSIWTALSNELFEVGDTPVISSFKGNKIILKK; encoded by the coding sequence ATGACAGTGGGTTATATTTTTTGGCTAATACTTACTATTATTTTCACTATTATTGAATTTGCTATTCCAGCACTTGTAACAGTATGGTTTGCTTTTGCAGCGGCCTTAACTGTATTTGTATCTCTAATTAGTGATAGTATGAAAGTGGAAATAACTTTCTTTACAGTTGTTTCTCTACTATCTCTTATATTCTTAAGACCTTATGCTAGAGCTATCTTATCTAAAAATAAGGATAATTTTGATGCTGAGAAAATAGATACAGCTATCATAGTAAAGAAAATTGTAGATACAAGTAAAGAAGAAAAAATCTATGATGTAAGTTACAAGGGTTCTATATGGACTGCTTTAAGTAATGAACTTTTTGAAGTAGGAGATACTCCTGTAATTTCAAGTTTTAAAGGAAATAAAATAATTTTAAAAAAATAA